A window from Azoarcus sp. DD4 encodes these proteins:
- the amrS gene encoding AmmeMemoRadiSam system radical SAM enzyme, translated as MNHPGRYWHKLDDGRIQCDLCPRYCKLHADQRGACFVRMREGDAMVLTTYGRSSGFCIDPIEKKPLNHFLPGTSVFSFGTAGCNLACKFCQNWDISKSRDMDRLMDSAMPEEIADTAQEWGCSSVAYTYNDPVIFAEYAIDTAIACHARGLKNVAVTAGYITELARGDFYQHMDAANVDLKGFTDDFYVQLCGAHLQPVLDTLTWLHHETDVWVEITTLLIPGRNDDDKEIGALARWVRDELGTEVPLHFTAFHPDFKLTDLPPTPPETLSRARRIALDAGLHHVYTGNVHDADGGTTFCAGCGAALIVRDWYQILQYRVSDSGCCPDCGRQLAGRYRHFDKAFGPRRIPVGIHRSS; from the coding sequence ATGAACCATCCCGGACGTTACTGGCACAAACTCGACGACGGCCGCATCCAGTGCGACCTCTGCCCACGCTACTGCAAGCTGCACGCGGATCAGCGCGGCGCCTGCTTCGTGCGCATGCGCGAAGGCGATGCGATGGTGCTCACCACCTATGGCCGCAGTTCCGGCTTCTGCATCGACCCTATCGAGAAGAAGCCGCTCAACCACTTCCTGCCCGGCACCAGCGTTTTCTCCTTCGGCACGGCCGGCTGCAACCTCGCCTGCAAGTTCTGCCAGAACTGGGACATCTCCAAGTCACGCGACATGGACAGGCTGATGGATTCCGCCATGCCCGAGGAAATCGCCGACACCGCGCAGGAGTGGGGTTGCAGCAGCGTGGCCTACACCTACAACGATCCGGTGATCTTCGCCGAGTACGCCATCGACACCGCCATCGCCTGCCACGCGCGCGGGCTGAAGAACGTCGCGGTCACGGCCGGCTACATCACCGAACTCGCGCGTGGCGATTTCTACCAGCACATGGACGCCGCCAATGTCGACCTCAAGGGCTTCACCGACGACTTCTACGTCCAGCTGTGCGGCGCCCATCTGCAGCCGGTGCTGGATACACTGACCTGGCTGCATCATGAAACCGACGTGTGGGTGGAGATCACCACCCTGCTCATCCCCGGCCGCAATGACGACGACAAGGAAATCGGCGCGCTGGCGCGCTGGGTACGCGACGAACTCGGCACCGAGGTGCCGCTGCACTTCACCGCCTTCCACCCGGACTTCAAGCTCACCGACCTGCCGCCCACGCCGCCGGAAACCCTGAGCCGGGCGCGGCGCATCGCCCTCGACGCCGGCCTGCACCACGTCTACACCGGCAATGTCCACGATGCCGACGGCGGCACCACCTTCTGCGCCGGCTGCGGCGCGGCGCTGATCGTGCGCGACTGGTACCAGATCCTCCAGTACCGGGTCAGCGACAGCGGCTGTTGCCCCGATTGCGGCAGGCAGCTCGCCGGCCGTTATCGCCACTTCGACAAGGCCTTCGGACCACGCCGCATCCCGGTCGGCATCCACCGCAGCAGCTGA
- a CDS encoding Crp/Fnr family transcriptional regulator, which produces MTPPTKPDTGHPERPAIDVADHPIGAALSADTPFHAPTVRQYKRGSFIASPGSGGNTVFVLQQGRLRVYLSDEDKELTLAFLEPGEVYCTHTRAWVEAVTDCTLLMADTGYFQGRLLSDPALMPATIRVFARLLARSIDIIENLAFRDVAARLANFLLGLARGVDATLPAGLRVPLQLRTEDIARLLGTSRQTVSSLIGQLVRDGVIAREGRRTLVLLAPEELARRAKGSDLSAG; this is translated from the coding sequence GTGACGCCACCCACGAAGCCCGATACCGGGCACCCGGAGCGACCTGCCATCGACGTCGCCGACCATCCCATTGGCGCCGCGCTGTCGGCCGATACGCCCTTTCACGCACCGACCGTGCGCCAGTACAAGCGCGGCAGTTTCATCGCCTCGCCGGGCAGCGGCGGCAATACCGTGTTCGTGCTGCAGCAGGGGCGCTTGCGCGTGTATCTGTCGGATGAGGATAAAGAGCTGACGCTCGCCTTCCTCGAGCCCGGCGAAGTGTATTGCACCCACACGCGGGCCTGGGTCGAAGCAGTTACCGACTGCACCCTGCTGATGGCGGACACCGGATATTTCCAGGGGCGCCTGCTGTCCGACCCGGCGCTGATGCCGGCGACCATCCGGGTCTTCGCCCGGCTGCTCGCGCGCTCCATCGACATCATCGAAAACCTTGCCTTCCGCGACGTTGCGGCGCGCCTCGCCAACTTCCTGCTCGGCCTCGCCCGCGGTGTCGACGCCACGCTCCCGGCCGGCCTGCGCGTGCCGCTGCAGCTGCGCACCGAGGACATCGCCCGCCTGCTCGGCACCTCGCGCCAGACGGTGTCCTCGCTCATCGGCCAACTGGTGCGCGATGGCGTGATCGCACGCGAAGGCCGCCGGACACTGGTGCTGCTGGCGCCTGAAGAACTCGCCCGACGTGCGAAAGGCAGCGATTTGTCGGCTGGCTGA
- the cowN gene encoding N(2)-fixation sustaining protein CowN → MNAPHNAAQLVNPFAQALDKPDRYVSFCGIDCDGNARILMQHVRRHIDDPAKGNPFWDKFRDKLEGRSSERCDALFLVHSYINMIRELFETYEDEEALRLLDQIEEECC, encoded by the coding sequence ATGAACGCACCGCACAACGCCGCCCAGCTCGTCAATCCCTTTGCCCAGGCGCTCGACAAGCCCGACCGCTACGTTTCCTTCTGCGGCATCGACTGCGACGGCAACGCCCGCATCCTGATGCAACATGTGCGCCGCCACATCGACGACCCGGCCAAGGGCAACCCCTTCTGGGACAAGTTTCGCGACAAGCTCGAAGGCCGCAGCAGCGAGCGCTGCGACGCGCTCTTCCTGGTCCACAGCTACATCAACATGATCCGCGAGCTGTTCGAAACCTACGAGGACGAGGAAGCCCTGCGCCTGCTCGACCAGATCGAGGAAGAATGCTGCTGA
- the amrA gene encoding AmmeMemoRadiSam system protein A — protein sequence MSASSTDLGQLLLARARQAIAHHLGYGAAPDTGDDARLASRGATFVTLKKRGELRGCIGSLRAQRPLGEDVVTNAIAAASRDPRFPPVRTEELDEIEVEVSLLSEPEFLEFRDEPELLAQLKPGEDGLILFAGCRSATFLPQVWEQLPEPRDFLAALKHKAGMDPQRPVDGLMAARYHVRKWHEGDAA from the coding sequence ATGTCAGCCAGCAGCACTGATCTCGGGCAACTGCTGCTGGCGCGCGCGCGCCAGGCGATCGCGCATCATCTCGGCTACGGAGCGGCCCCCGACACCGGCGATGACGCCCGGCTCGCGTCCCGTGGCGCCACCTTCGTCACGCTCAAGAAGCGCGGCGAACTGCGCGGCTGCATCGGCAGCCTGAGGGCGCAACGGCCTCTGGGCGAGGACGTGGTGACCAACGCCATTGCCGCCGCCAGCCGCGACCCTCGTTTTCCTCCTGTACGCACGGAAGAACTGGACGAGATCGAAGTCGAGGTCTCGCTGCTGTCCGAGCCCGAGTTTCTCGAATTCCGCGACGAGCCCGAACTGCTGGCCCAACTCAAGCCGGGCGAGGACGGCCTCATCCTCTTCGCCGGCTGCCGCAGCGCGACCTTCCTGCCACAGGTATGGGAACAGCTGCCCGAGCCGCGCGACTTTCTCGCGGCGCTCAAACACAAGGCCGGCATGGACCCGCAACGTCCGGTGGATGGACTGATGGCCGCGCGCTACCACGTGCGGAAATGGCACGAGGGCGACGCAGCATGA
- the mfd gene encoding transcription-repair coupling factor: MRKPRRPARCPVHSTLSLPALAGLALPKAGARLDLPGLAGSADAFAIAQLAGRGRMLAVVTANPLDAQRLQDELAWIVPGLRTHLLPDWETLPYDSFSPHQDLISERLSTLYAVSRGEVDVMLVPASTALYRLAPPTYLAAYTFFMKQGDKLDVDALRSQMAVAGYAHVTQVVSPGEFSVRGGLVDLYPMGSTLPFRIDLFDDEVESIKTFDPDTQRTVYPTKEIRLLPAREFPLDDKGRTRFRSRFRETFEGDPTRAAIYKDVSNGIAPAGIEYYLPLFFDETATLFDYLPVDVPVLLHRDVPGAIGEFWRDTRSRYDLLKGDRSRPVVAPEQLFLGEEAFFLALKDRPRFAIGGDSRLADAAVALPELAVERKATDPLHKLKAFQAGFDGRILLLADSPGRRETMAEYLAEYGLKPDATADLAGFLESGSRFALGVAPLAAGFLLPEAQLAIVTETELYATSARARVRREAKKAATMEGWLRDLSELKIGDPVVHVSHGIGRYLGLVHMNLGEGDTEFLHLEYNGGDKLYVPVSQLHVITRYAGADPEAVDLHRLGSGQWEKAKKKAAMQVRDTAAELLALYAQRAARPGHRFDFKQHDLEAFAEAFGFETTPDQQAAIDAVVGDMKSGRPMDRLVCGDVGFGKTEVALRAAFIAVADGKQVVVLCPTTLLAEQHYQTFADRFADWPIKIAELSRFKSTKEQAEALKQLGEGKVDIIIGTHRLLQKDVLFKRLGLVIIDEEHRFGVRQKEALKQLRSEVDILTLTATPIPRTLGLAMEGLREFSVIATAPQKRLAIKTFVQRWSKGIVREAVLREFKRGGQVYFLHNEVDTIENVRNELAELLPEARIVVGHGQLPERELERVMRDFTQQRANLLLCTTIIETGINIPTANTIVINRADRFGLAQLHQLRGRVGRSHHQAYAYLLTDAHAKPTAQAQKRLEAISMMEELGSGFYLAMHDLEIRGAGEVLGENQSGEIQQVGFSLYTEMLKRAVKDLQAGKEPDLSQPLEVVSEINLHTPALLPTDYCPDVQERLTLYKRLANCEDDDDLRALQEELIDRFGELPPQTVALVETHRLRMLVKRWGVQKLDASEAQISVQFGKDAPIDPVKVIFLIQKDKTTKMAGPDKLVRRANLPDLKQRVKAVKDLLEAVKA; this comes from the coding sequence ATGCGCAAGCCGCGCCGCCCAGCCCGATGTCCCGTCCACTCGACTCTCTCTCTGCCTGCCCTCGCCGGCCTCGCCCTGCCGAAAGCCGGCGCACGTCTCGACCTGCCCGGCCTCGCCGGCTCGGCCGACGCCTTCGCCATCGCCCAGCTCGCCGGCCGCGGCCGCATGCTCGCGGTCGTCACCGCCAACCCGCTCGACGCCCAGCGCCTGCAGGACGAACTCGCCTGGATCGTACCCGGTCTGCGCACCCATCTGCTGCCGGACTGGGAAACCCTGCCCTACGACAGCTTCTCGCCCCACCAGGACCTGATCTCCGAGCGGCTATCCACCCTCTACGCGGTCAGCCGCGGCGAGGTCGACGTGATGCTGGTGCCGGCCTCCACCGCGCTCTACCGGCTGGCGCCGCCGACCTATCTCGCCGCCTACACCTTCTTCATGAAGCAGGGCGACAAGCTGGATGTGGATGCACTGCGCAGCCAGATGGCGGTGGCCGGCTACGCGCATGTGACGCAGGTGGTGAGCCCGGGCGAATTCTCGGTGCGCGGCGGCCTGGTCGACCTCTACCCGATGGGCTCGACCCTGCCCTTCCGCATCGACCTATTCGACGACGAGGTCGAGAGCATCAAGACCTTCGACCCGGACACCCAGCGCACCGTCTACCCCACCAAGGAAATCCGCCTGCTGCCCGCGCGCGAGTTCCCGCTCGACGACAAAGGCCGCACCCGCTTTCGCAGCCGCTTCCGCGAAACCTTCGAGGGCGATCCTACGCGCGCGGCGATCTACAAGGATGTCTCCAACGGCATCGCGCCGGCCGGCATCGAGTACTACCTGCCGCTGTTCTTCGACGAGACCGCCACGCTGTTCGACTATCTGCCGGTCGACGTGCCGGTGCTGCTGCACCGCGACGTACCGGGCGCGATCGGCGAGTTCTGGCGCGACACCCGCTCGCGCTACGACCTGCTGAAGGGCGACCGCAGCCGGCCGGTGGTGGCGCCGGAGCAGCTCTTCCTCGGCGAGGAAGCCTTCTTCCTCGCGCTCAAGGACAGGCCGCGTTTCGCCATCGGCGGCGACAGCCGGCTGGCGGACGCCGCCGTCGCGCTGCCCGAACTGGCGGTGGAACGCAAGGCCACCGACCCGCTGCACAAGCTGAAGGCCTTCCAGGCCGGTTTCGACGGCCGCATCCTGCTGCTCGCCGATTCGCCCGGCCGCCGCGAGACCATGGCGGAATACCTCGCCGAGTATGGTCTCAAGCCCGACGCGACTGCCGACCTCGCCGGCTTCCTCGAATCCGGCAGCCGTTTCGCGCTCGGCGTCGCCCCACTCGCTGCCGGCTTCCTGCTGCCGGAAGCGCAGCTCGCCATCGTCACCGAAACCGAGCTCTACGCCACCAGCGCCCGCGCCCGCGTGCGCCGCGAGGCAAAGAAGGCGGCGACGATGGAGGGCTGGCTGCGCGATCTCTCCGAGCTCAAGATCGGCGACCCGGTGGTGCATGTGTCGCACGGCATCGGCCGCTACCTCGGCCTTGTCCACATGAACCTCGGCGAGGGCGACACCGAGTTCCTGCACCTGGAATATAACGGCGGCGACAAGCTCTACGTGCCGGTGTCGCAACTGCATGTGATCACCCGCTACGCCGGCGCCGACCCGGAAGCGGTGGACCTGCACCGCCTCGGGTCCGGCCAGTGGGAAAAGGCCAAGAAGAAAGCGGCGATGCAGGTGCGCGACACCGCCGCCGAGCTGCTGGCGCTCTACGCCCAGCGCGCCGCCCGCCCCGGCCACCGCTTCGACTTCAAGCAGCACGACCTCGAAGCCTTCGCCGAGGCCTTCGGCTTCGAGACCACGCCCGACCAGCAGGCCGCGATCGACGCGGTGGTCGGCGACATGAAATCCGGCCGGCCGATGGACCGCCTGGTGTGCGGCGACGTCGGCTTCGGCAAGACCGAAGTCGCGCTGCGCGCCGCCTTCATCGCGGTGGCCGACGGCAAGCAGGTGGTGGTGCTGTGCCCGACCACGCTGCTGGCCGAACAGCACTACCAGACCTTCGCCGACCGCTTCGCCGACTGGCCGATCAAGATCGCCGAGCTATCGCGCTTCAAGTCCACCAAGGAACAGGCCGAGGCGCTCAAGCAGTTGGGCGAGGGCAAGGTCGACATCATCATCGGTACCCACCGCCTGCTGCAGAAGGACGTGCTGTTCAAGCGGCTCGGGCTGGTCATCATCGACGAGGAACACCGTTTCGGCGTGCGCCAGAAGGAGGCCTTGAAGCAGCTGCGCAGCGAGGTCGACATCCTGACGCTGACCGCCACGCCCATCCCGCGCACGCTGGGGCTGGCGATGGAGGGGCTGCGCGAGTTCTCGGTGATCGCCACCGCGCCGCAGAAGCGCCTCGCGATCAAGACCTTCGTGCAGCGCTGGAGCAAGGGCATCGTGCGCGAGGCGGTGCTGCGCGAATTCAAGCGCGGCGGCCAGGTGTATTTCCTGCACAACGAGGTCGACACCATCGAGAACGTGCGCAACGAGCTGGCCGAACTGCTGCCGGAAGCGCGCATCGTCGTCGGCCACGGCCAGCTGCCGGAGCGCGAGCTCGAACGCGTGATGCGCGACTTCACCCAGCAGCGCGCCAACCTGCTGCTGTGCACCACCATCATCGAAACCGGCATAAACATCCCCACCGCCAACACCATCGTCATCAACCGCGCCGACCGCTTCGGGCTGGCCCAGTTGCACCAGCTGCGCGGCCGCGTCGGCCGTTCGCACCACCAGGCCTACGCCTACCTGCTGACGGACGCCCACGCCAAGCCCACGGCGCAGGCGCAGAAGCGGCTGGAAGCGATCTCGATGATGGAAGAGCTGGGCTCCGGCTTCTACCTGGCGATGCACGACCTGGAGATCCGCGGCGCCGGCGAGGTACTGGGCGAGAACCAGTCGGGCGAGATCCAGCAGGTCGGCTTCTCGCTCTACACCGAGATGCTCAAGCGTGCGGTGAAGGATCTGCAGGCCGGCAAGGAGCCGGACCTGTCGCAGCCGCTGGAGGTGGTGTCCGAGATCAACCTGCACACCCCGGCGCTGCTGCCCACCGACTACTGCCCCGACGTGCAGGAACGTCTGACCCTCTACAAACGCCTGGCCAACTGCGAGGACGACGACGATCTGCGCGCGCTGCAGGAAGAGCTGATCGACCGCTTCGGCGAACTGCCGCCGCAGACCGTGGCCTTGGTCGAAACCCACCGCCTGCGCATGCTGGTCAAGCGCTGGGGAGTGCAGAAGCTCGACGCCTCCGAGGCGCAGATCAGCGTGCAGTTCGGCAAGGACGCGCCGATCGACCCGGTGAAGGTCATCTTCCTGATCCAGAAGGACAAGACCACCAAGATGGCCGGGCCGGACAAGCTCGTCCGCCGTGCGAATCTGCCCGACCTCAAGCAGCGGGTGAAGGCGGTGAAGGATCTGCTCGAGGCCGTCAAGGCCTGA
- a CDS encoding alpha/beta hydrolase, with protein MKLRNTLIGISTDNVWLDGLLSHAPDVRALAVILQPDAADPAHAREAAIARSLQSHGFATLTLNLLTHYEQTRDPDARFNVPQLANRVVAAAEWIGHQPPLTPLAIGLFASDTTCAAAIRAAVRIPERIGAIVCQAGRPDLAGAAQLRALHVPTRFIVGRDNPQAAMLHQAYGLIGGTHDWQAIDGNDPAHAGDHEIEQTGRLAAEWLQQHLPLPRAAESAASPGEQPPLPHPGPA; from the coding sequence GTGAAGCTACGCAACACCCTGATCGGCATCTCGACGGACAACGTCTGGCTGGACGGCCTGCTGTCGCATGCACCCGACGTACGCGCGCTGGCCGTCATCCTGCAGCCCGACGCAGCCGATCCGGCGCATGCGCGCGAGGCGGCGATCGCCCGCAGTCTGCAGTCGCACGGCTTCGCCACCCTGACGCTGAACCTGCTCACCCACTACGAGCAGACCCGCGACCCGGACGCGCGCTTCAACGTGCCGCAACTGGCCAACCGCGTCGTCGCCGCCGCCGAATGGATAGGCCACCAACCGCCGCTGACGCCGCTGGCGATCGGTCTGTTCGCTTCCGACACCACCTGTGCCGCCGCCATCCGCGCGGCGGTCAGGATCCCGGAGCGCATCGGCGCCATCGTCTGCCAGGCGGGCCGCCCGGATCTCGCCGGTGCCGCCCAGCTGCGCGCGCTGCACGTACCGACGCGCTTCATCGTCGGCCGCGACAACCCGCAAGCCGCCATGCTGCACCAGGCCTACGGCCTGATCGGTGGCACTCACGACTGGCAGGCCATAGACGGCAACGACCCGGCCCATGCCGGCGATCACGAAATCGAACAGACCGGCCGCCTGGCCGCGGAGTGGTTGCAGCAGCACCTGCCGCTGCCGCGCGCCGCCGAATCCGCCGCGTCACCCGGAGAGCAGCCGCCCCTCCCGCATCCCGGCCCGGCCTGA
- a CDS encoding bifunctional diguanylate cyclase/phosphodiesterase, with product MSALQGWLGRIHRNRFPLLALVVFVGSLAGVMLLSSSVGRIASALPLTSLYKERDFAALLTDVLELEAKLELAAVSPTPARLERLAFGLDMAFLRQRDNATSYSDTRFEGMAELNARLSSVLEAVDRSLLAARVDPAVLAAHVGEVAAVRVELQRLNDEVFQRSMQQASAQRAALDRLGSTSTAMIVLLGAFGLGLVALLLRQQGSIRALEERDGELRRSEAVQRELRERLEKIADNVPGVIYQFRRRPDGSAGFPYASKGLLKIFGVAPEAVAANGTAVLDVIHPEDRAAVLAAVKVSGQTLQPASCEYRILRPDGSVQWMSAFATPQAEADGGVLWHGHSHDVTSYKAAEDEIRQLAFYDPLTGLPNRRLLMDRLDHALATHARSRRHGALLFIDLDNFKTLNDTQGHQYGDMLLRQVAARLIECVRDADTVARLGGDEFVVMLEDLSSDKEEAATQAEAAGEKILAALNDAYVLDGREAHSTPSIGIALFDAEDGGIAELLKRADLAMYQAKEAGRNTLRFFDPVMQATVDAHSALESELRRSLRKGNFALLFQPQLDRNGRMTGAEALVRWHHPQQGVVSPASFIPLAERTGLIVPLGRWVLEQACRTLAEWAGDPVTAGLTLAVNVSVRQFRHPDFCGEVEEVLRRTGVVPGRLKLELTESMLLEDVEDAIARMDRLKRLGVGFSLDDFGTGYSSLAYLKRLPLDQLKIDRSFVRDVMTDPNDAIIARTIIALGQSLGLDVLAEGVETEEQHDFLLQHGCHGFQGYLFGRPDAELACRDGVTLH from the coding sequence ATGAGTGCGCTGCAGGGCTGGCTGGGCCGTATCCATCGGAACCGTTTCCCGCTGCTGGCCCTGGTCGTCTTCGTCGGCTCGCTTGCCGGCGTGATGCTGCTCTCGTCCAGCGTCGGCCGCATCGCATCTGCGCTGCCGCTGACTTCGCTGTACAAGGAGCGGGACTTCGCTGCATTGCTGACCGACGTGCTCGAACTCGAAGCCAAGCTCGAACTCGCGGCGGTCTCGCCGACGCCGGCCCGTCTGGAACGACTGGCTTTCGGCCTCGACATGGCATTCCTGCGCCAGCGCGACAACGCCACCAGTTATTCGGATACGCGTTTCGAGGGCATGGCCGAGCTCAATGCGCGCCTGTCCAGCGTGCTGGAGGCGGTCGATCGCAGCCTGCTGGCAGCGCGCGTCGATCCGGCGGTGCTTGCCGCGCATGTCGGCGAAGTGGCAGCGGTGCGTGTCGAGCTGCAACGGCTCAACGACGAGGTGTTCCAGCGTTCGATGCAGCAGGCGTCGGCTCAGCGCGCGGCGCTGGACCGGCTGGGCAGTACCTCTACTGCGATGATCGTGCTGCTGGGCGCATTCGGCCTCGGCCTGGTGGCGCTGTTGCTGCGCCAGCAGGGCAGCATACGCGCGCTGGAAGAGCGCGACGGCGAACTGCGACGCAGCGAGGCCGTGCAGCGCGAGTTGCGCGAGCGTCTCGAGAAGATCGCCGACAACGTGCCCGGCGTCATCTATCAGTTCCGTCGCCGGCCCGACGGCAGCGCAGGATTCCCTTATGCCAGCAAGGGACTGCTGAAGATCTTCGGCGTGGCGCCGGAGGCCGTGGCCGCCAACGGGACCGCGGTACTTGACGTCATCCATCCCGAGGATCGCGCTGCGGTACTTGCGGCGGTGAAAGTGTCGGGGCAAACGCTGCAACCGGCCAGTTGCGAGTACCGCATCCTGCGGCCGGACGGCAGCGTCCAGTGGATGAGCGCGTTCGCCACGCCGCAGGCCGAGGCCGACGGCGGGGTGTTGTGGCACGGCCACAGCCACGACGTCACGTCCTACAAGGCTGCCGAGGACGAGATCCGCCAGCTCGCCTTCTACGATCCGCTGACCGGGCTGCCCAACCGCCGCCTGCTGATGGATCGCCTCGACCATGCGCTGGCGACGCACGCCCGCAGCCGGCGGCATGGTGCGCTGCTGTTCATCGATCTCGACAACTTCAAGACGCTCAACGACACCCAGGGACATCAGTACGGCGACATGCTGCTGCGCCAGGTCGCGGCACGCCTGATCGAGTGCGTGCGCGATGCCGACACGGTGGCGCGGCTGGGCGGCGACGAGTTCGTGGTGATGCTGGAAGATCTCAGCAGCGACAAGGAGGAGGCCGCGACCCAAGCCGAGGCCGCCGGCGAGAAGATCCTTGCGGCGCTCAACGATGCCTATGTGCTCGATGGGCGCGAGGCGCACAGCACGCCCAGCATCGGCATCGCGCTGTTCGATGCCGAGGATGGCGGGATCGCCGAACTGCTCAAGCGCGCCGACCTGGCGATGTACCAGGCCAAGGAGGCCGGGCGCAACACGCTGCGTTTCTTCGATCCGGTGATGCAGGCCACGGTGGACGCGCATTCCGCGCTGGAGTCCGAGCTTCGGCGCAGCTTGCGCAAGGGCAACTTCGCGCTGCTGTTCCAGCCGCAACTGGACCGCAATGGCCGCATGACCGGGGCCGAGGCGCTGGTGCGTTGGCATCATCCGCAACAGGGTGTGGTGTCGCCGGCGAGCTTCATCCCGCTCGCCGAGCGCACCGGGCTGATCGTGCCGCTGGGGCGCTGGGTGCTGGAGCAGGCCTGTCGCACCCTGGCCGAGTGGGCCGGCGACCCCGTCACCGCCGGGCTTACGCTGGCGGTCAACGTGAGCGTGCGCCAGTTCCGCCATCCGGATTTCTGCGGCGAAGTCGAAGAGGTGCTGCGGCGTACCGGCGTGGTGCCGGGGCGTCTCAAGCTGGAGCTGACGGAGAGCATGCTGCTGGAGGATGTCGAGGATGCGATCGCGCGCATGGACCGGCTCAAGCGCCTTGGCGTCGGCTTCTCACTGGACGACTTTGGTACCGGCTATTCCTCGCTCGCCTACCTGAAACGGCTGCCGCTCGATCAGCTCAAGATCGATCGCTCCTTCGTGCGCGACGTGATGACCGATCCCAACGACGCCATCATCGCCCGCACCATCATCGCGCTCGGCCAAAGTCTCGGACTGGATGTGCTGGCCGAGGGTGTGGAAACGGAAGAGCAGCACGACTTCCTGCTGCAGCACGGCTGTCATGGCTTTCAGGGCTATCTGTTCGGCAGACCCGATGCAGAACTCGCCTGTCGTGATGGCGTGACGCTGCACTGA
- the corA gene encoding magnesium/cobalt transporter CorA, with protein MLINCIAYQHGRRLANVKVEDISDYLLKPDCFVWVALKDATPDEMAQMKEEFRLHELAVEDANHGHQRPKVEEYDDEVFAVMHLIEEVDNQMVVGEVHAFVGRNYILSVRNRSQQDFLGVRARCEREPKMLAKGSGYVFYALMDAVVDRYFPFIEKLETELEAMEERIFTRGAARSNIRRLYRLKRKVTVLKHAVTPLMEAAGKLHSGRVPPVCANSRDYFRDVFDHLTRINASLDSIRDTIATAIQVNLSMVTIDQTEVSKRLAAWAGIFAVATAFAGIWGMNFVHMPELQWEYGYPLAIGLIAASCGLLYWRFKKARWL; from the coding sequence ATGCTCATCAACTGCATTGCCTACCAACACGGCCGCAGGCTCGCCAACGTGAAGGTCGAGGATATCTCCGACTACCTGCTGAAGCCGGACTGCTTCGTCTGGGTGGCGCTGAAGGATGCGACGCCGGACGAAATGGCGCAGATGAAGGAAGAGTTCCGTCTTCACGAGTTAGCCGTCGAAGACGCCAACCACGGCCACCAGCGCCCCAAGGTCGAGGAGTACGACGACGAAGTGTTCGCGGTGATGCACCTGATCGAGGAAGTCGACAACCAGATGGTGGTCGGTGAGGTACACGCCTTCGTCGGTCGCAACTACATCCTGTCCGTACGCAACCGTAGCCAGCAGGACTTCCTCGGCGTGCGCGCCCGTTGCGAACGCGAGCCGAAGATGCTCGCCAAGGGTTCGGGTTATGTCTTCTACGCGCTGATGGACGCGGTGGTGGACCGCTACTTTCCCTTCATCGAGAAGCTGGAAACCGAGCTCGAAGCGATGGAGGAGCGCATCTTCACCAGGGGCGCCGCACGCTCCAACATCCGCCGCCTGTACCGCCTCAAGCGCAAGGTCACCGTGCTCAAGCATGCGGTGACCCCGTTGATGGAAGCGGCCGGCAAGCTGCACAGCGGCCGGGTTCCGCCGGTGTGCGCGAACAGCCGGGACTACTTCCGCGACGTCTTCGACCACCTGACCCGCATCAATGCCAGCCTGGACAGCATCCGCGACACCATCGCCACCGCGATCCAGGTGAACCTGTCCATGGTCACCATCGACCAGACCGAAGTCAGCAAGCGACTCGCCGCCTGGGCCGGGATCTTCGCGGTCGCCACCGCCTTCGCCGGCATCTGGGGCATGAACTTCGTCCACATGCCCGAGCTGCAGTGGGAATACGGCTATCCGCTGGCGATCGGCCTGATTGCGGCGTCCTGCGGCCTGCTCTACTGGCGCTTCAAGAAGGCGCGCTGGCTGTAG